One part of the bacterium genome encodes these proteins:
- the ppdK gene encoding pyruvate, phosphate dikinase encodes MSTKSKKAAKKKFVYFFGNGKAEGNGTMRDLLGGKGAGLAEMTDTGVPVPAGFTITTETCNLYYDNNRKVPAGLDDQIKVYLVKLEKAMNKKFGDPKNPLLVSVRSGSKFSMPGMMDTILNLGLNDVTVQGLVSATGNDRFAYDSYRRFIQMFGNVVLDIEKEDYEKALSAKKREVGTKLDTELTSDDLKDLIMIYKKITREKAGQDFPQDPMKQMTMSRDAVFRSWNNDRAIYYRKMNGIPDDLGTAVNIQAMVFGNMGNDSGTGVGFTRNPSTGENVFYGEYLTNAQGEDVVAGVRTPLPIAKLEEEMPKVFKQLHAITMKLEKHYKDIQDFEFTIEKGKLFMLQTRSGKRTAAAAIRIAVEMMKEKLITKDEAIKRVEPSQLDQLLHPIIDPKADFLVVAKGLPASPGAGAGRVVFTAEDAVKWAEEMDEDVILVREETCPDDIHGMEVAKGILTARGGMTSHAAVVARGMGKCCVAGCEDVRIGEGNKSFEVGGKVFKEGDWITLDGGTGRVIEGKVPTKDPDFSAEYDEFMTWVDQTRKLKVRANADIPRDADKARTFGAEGIGLCRTEHMFFAEDRLAHMQAMILAPDEEGRRTALEKLLPMQRSDFKGLFDSMKGYPVTIRLLDPPLHEFLPKREELMVEIARLEATNANAEDMAAKKKLLERVNQLHELNPMLGHRGCRLGIAYPEITEMQVRAIAEAASKCNEEGNKVVPEIMIPLVGNVLEYNNQKAVAERIIAEVKKEKGIKFKYMIGTMIELPRAAVTADEIAKEAEFFSFGTNDLTQTTFGFSRDDTGSIITQYVDNKIMEKDPFQTIDVNGVGQLVEMAVDKGRMVRPGIKLGICGEHGGDPTSVKFCHKVGLDYVSCSPYRVPIARLAAAHATLGDKAAAKGSKKKSAKKAKTAGKKVAKAVKKATKAVKKVKKVVKKKVAKKGK; translated from the coding sequence ATGTCAACAAAGTCGAAAAAAGCCGCAAAGAAAAAGTTCGTCTATTTCTTCGGAAATGGAAAAGCCGAGGGCAATGGCACAATGCGTGATTTACTCGGAGGCAAGGGTGCCGGATTGGCGGAAATGACTGATACAGGTGTACCCGTACCAGCCGGATTTACCATCACGACCGAGACCTGCAATCTGTACTATGACAACAACCGTAAGGTTCCTGCTGGTTTGGATGATCAGATCAAGGTGTATCTGGTTAAATTGGAAAAAGCCATGAATAAAAAATTCGGGGATCCGAAAAATCCGCTTCTGGTGTCGGTGCGTTCCGGGTCTAAGTTTTCCATGCCCGGTATGATGGATACTATTTTAAATTTGGGACTCAATGATGTGACGGTTCAGGGATTGGTTTCGGCAACAGGCAATGACCGGTTTGCTTATGACAGTTATCGCCGGTTTATCCAGATGTTTGGAAATGTTGTTTTGGATATTGAAAAAGAAGATTATGAAAAAGCACTGTCTGCCAAGAAACGGGAGGTGGGCACCAAGCTGGATACGGAACTTACTTCCGATGATTTAAAAGATTTGATTATGATCTATAAGAAAATAACCCGTGAAAAAGCCGGGCAGGATTTTCCTCAAGATCCCATGAAGCAGATGACGATGTCGCGGGATGCGGTGTTTAGATCATGGAACAATGATCGGGCTATTTATTATCGCAAAATGAACGGCATTCCCGATGATTTGGGAACCGCGGTCAACATTCAGGCCATGGTATTCGGTAATATGGGGAATGATTCGGGAACCGGTGTTGGATTTACCCGGAATCCCTCTACCGGGGAGAATGTTTTTTATGGAGAATATTTGACCAATGCCCAGGGCGAAGATGTTGTTGCCGGCGTACGGACGCCGCTGCCGATTGCAAAGCTGGAAGAGGAAATGCCCAAAGTATTTAAACAGTTGCATGCCATTACCATGAAATTGGAAAAACACTATAAAGATATTCAGGATTTTGAATTTACCATTGAAAAAGGTAAATTATTTATGTTGCAAACACGTTCCGGGAAACGTACTGCAGCAGCAGCAATTCGTATTGCGGTTGAAATGATGAAAGAAAAGCTTATTACAAAAGATGAAGCAATCAAACGTGTTGAACCCTCGCAATTGGATCAGTTATTGCATCCGATTATTGATCCTAAAGCTGATTTTCTTGTGGTAGCCAAAGGCCTTCCGGCGTCTCCGGGTGCGGGTGCCGGCCGCGTTGTTTTCACTGCAGAAGATGCAGTGAAGTGGGCGGAAGAAATGGATGAAGATGTTATCTTAGTGCGTGAAGAAACCTGCCCGGATGATATTCATGGAATGGAAGTTGCAAAAGGTATTCTTACAGCGCGTGGCGGCATGACGTCTCATGCTGCGGTTGTTGCGCGCGGTATGGGTAAATGCTGTGTGGCCGGTTGTGAAGATGTTAGAATCGGTGAAGGCAATAAGTCATTTGAAGTTGGTGGAAAAGTATTTAAGGAAGGTGATTGGATCACGCTGGATGGTGGTACAGGCCGCGTTATTGAAGGTAAAGTGCCCACAAAAGATCCGGATTTTTCTGCTGAGTACGATGAATTTATGACATGGGTGGATCAAACGCGTAAATTGAAGGTCCGTGCCAATGCGGATATCCCGCGTGATGCCGATAAAGCGCGTACCTTTGGTGCGGAAGGCATTGGTCTTTGCAGAACAGAACATATGTTTTTTGCGGAAGATCGTTTGGCACACATGCAAGCGATGATTCTTGCGCCTGATGAAGAAGGCCGCCGCACAGCACTCGAGAAATTATTGCCGATGCAACGCAGTGATTTTAAAGGTCTTTTTGACAGCATGAAAGGTTATCCTGTAACCATTCGTCTGTTGGATCCTCCGCTGCATGAATTTTTACCAAAACGCGAAGAATTGATGGTTGAAATCGCAAGGCTGGAAGCAACAAATGCAAATGCGGAAGATATGGCTGCAAAGAAAAAACTGCTGGAACGCGTTAATCAATTGCATGAACTTAATCCAATGTTGGGTCATCGCGGTTGCCGTCTTGGCATAGCCTATCCGGAAATTACTGAAATGCAGGTTCGCGCGATTGCCGAAGCGGCATCGAAGTGTAATGAAGAAGGAAACAAAGTTGTTCCTGAAATTATGATTCCATTGGTTGGGAATGTATTGGAATACAATAATCAAAAAGCAGTTGCGGAACGTATTATTGCTGAAGTCAAAAAAGAAAAAGGTATTAAGTTTAAATATATGATTGGTACGATGATCGAATTACCGCGTGCGGCAGTGACAGCGGATGAAATTGCCAAAGAAGCGGAATTCTTCTCATTTGGCACCAATGATTTGACGCAGACAACATTTGGGTTTTCTCGCGATGATACTGGCTCGATTATTACACAATATGTTGATAATAAAATTATGGAAAAAGATCCATTTCAAACAATTGATGTTAATGGTGTTGGTCAATTGGTTGAAATGGCGGTGGATAAGGGTCGTATGGTCCGGCCGGGAATCAAATTAGGCATCTGTGGTGAGCATGGCGGCGATCCGACTTCAGTCAAGTTTTGTCATAAAGTTGGATTGGACTATGTATCCTGTTCACCCTATCGTGTGCCCATTGCGCGTTTAGCAGCAGCACATGCTACATTGGGAGATAAGGCGGCAGCAAAAGGCAGTAAGAAAAAGTCTGCTAAAAAAGCAAAAACTGCCGGGAAAAAAGTAGCTAAAGCGGTGAAGAAAGCAACTAAGGCTGTGAAGAAAGTGAAAAAAGTTGTTAAGAAAAAGGTTGCGAAAAAAGGCAAATAA
- the tyrS gene encoding tyrosine--tRNA ligase, producing MRRGVSEFIGEEELVVKLKTGKPLRIKYGADPSAPDLHLGHTVVLRKLRQLQEMGHTVQFLIGDFTGMIGDPTGRSVTRPPLTSEQIKENAQTYQEQVFKILLKEKTEIVFNSTWCNAMNFSDVIRLTARYTVARIIERDDFSKRFREGKPIGLHEFLYPLIQGYDSVVLKSDVELCGTDQIFNCLVARSLQQDYNQTPETIIAMPLLEGLDGVQKMSKSLGNYIGIAEDPKEMFGKMMSIPDALMMKYYRLLTDLSDEKLAVIENDLESGSLHPRNAKADLAKHIITFYHSPQAADLAAEAFDRVFKNSGLPEDIQEKKISTQKLQNGKLWVVKLLHESGLVSSKSEAQRMLKQGAVQINQQKISDQDRDIVVEDGLVIQVGKRKFVRIKLY from the coding sequence ATGCGCAGAGGTGTTTCGGAATTTATTGGCGAGGAAGAATTGGTTGTCAAACTCAAGACCGGGAAACCACTAAGAATAAAGTATGGTGCCGACCCTTCCGCCCCGGACCTGCATTTGGGACATACAGTGGTATTGCGGAAATTACGCCAATTACAGGAAATGGGACATACTGTCCAATTTTTGATCGGAGATTTTACCGGTATGATCGGTGACCCAACCGGGAGATCGGTGACCCGTCCGCCACTTACTTCGGAACAAATCAAGGAGAATGCGCAAACGTATCAGGAGCAGGTGTTTAAAATCCTGCTCAAGGAAAAGACCGAGATTGTTTTTAATAGTACATGGTGTAATGCCATGAATTTTTCCGACGTGATACGGCTTACGGCCCGGTATACTGTTGCCAGAATTATTGAACGGGATGATTTTTCTAAACGCTTTCGGGAAGGGAAACCGATTGGATTACATGAATTTTTATATCCATTGATTCAAGGTTATGATTCGGTTGTTTTAAAATCCGATGTGGAATTGTGCGGTACAGACCAGATATTTAATTGCTTGGTTGCGCGTTCCTTGCAGCAGGATTACAATCAGACGCCGGAAACCATTATAGCCATGCCGCTGTTGGAAGGACTTGATGGTGTCCAGAAAATGTCGAAAAGTCTTGGCAATTATATTGGGATTGCCGAGGACCCCAAGGAAATGTTCGGGAAAATGATGAGTATACCTGATGCGCTGATGATGAAGTATTACAGACTTCTGACTGATTTAAGTGATGAAAAATTGGCAGTGATTGAAAACGATTTAGAATCCGGAAGTCTTCATCCGAGGAATGCAAAGGCGGATTTGGCCAAGCATATTATTACGTTTTATCATAGTCCTCAGGCAGCTGATCTGGCCGCAGAAGCGTTTGATCGTGTTTTTAAAAATAGTGGGCTTCCAGAGGATATTCAAGAGAAAAAAATATCTACACAAAAATTACAAAATGGAAAGCTTTGGGTTGTTAAACTTTTACATGAAAGCGGATTGGTTTCCAGCAAGTCCGAAGCGCAGCGCATGTTGAAGCAAGGTGCCGTACAGATTAATCAACAAAAAATCAGCGACCAAGATAGGGATATTGTGGTTGAGGATGGACTTGTGATTCAGGTTGGGAAAAGAAAATTTGTACGTATCAAGCTATACTAG
- a CDS encoding PBP1A family penicillin-binding protein gives MQDDFSKPDPASTHPPDQRRAETSNAKYRFPAKPALSFWTWKRILILCFFVIFSAGTGIGLGILFTYLGEIPLVSDLKAYKPSLSTKIFDAKGRKITELFSEKRTLVGLDDIPLHLQNAILAIEDKNFYHHFGVDFSDVVRSSIVNLMSGTYRQGFSTITMQLPRNMFLTKKKTLERKIKEIILAFQIEQTYTKREILEMYLNQIYLGSGAYGVEAAALKYFGKHIADLTLPECALIAGLPRAPNRYNPYRNPDKALQRRNLVLSQMHRLDYITMDEMIEAKLSLIELSSVQDIIAPYFIEHVRRQLEDRYGSNAIYKSGLKVYTTLDIDLQKMAQTAMADGILEAEAFIKPRMQVVAGQEPETIQCALVLIEPSSGEIKAFIGGRDFKKSKFNRAIQAQRQPGSAFKPFIYATAFEHGFTQADIILDTPVVFKDDNGNVWKPENFSNKFRGPTTLRTALTKSRNVIAVKLLDKVGIRNVIALATTLGIKSPLKPYLTLALGASEINLLELVSAYGCFPNRGIHVDPFSIRKVENDNGEILEETTPYQQEVLNPVTAALMTNLLENVVNRGTGYTVRRLGFKYPAGGKTGTTNDYTDAWFLGFTSEYVGGVWIGLDSHNSMGRGTTGGKVASPIWTRLFLSIYENRAPKNFVYPESVELTRFCNQSGLLPNPGCKQHLSQGAFAIGTAPTEHCDIHINGGAQELLLPPDLADVPAAPTGNAQPDAGSGAPSHPGIQPTPQIIDPDRPLMF, from the coding sequence ATGCAAGATGATTTTAGTAAACCCGATCCAGCAAGCACCCACCCGCCTGATCAGCGTCGTGCGGAAACCAGCAACGCAAAATACCGGTTTCCGGCCAAACCCGCCCTATCCTTCTGGACCTGGAAACGTATACTTATTCTTTGTTTTTTCGTAATTTTTTCCGCAGGTACAGGCATCGGTTTGGGGATTCTTTTTACCTATTTGGGAGAAATCCCCCTGGTCTCGGATTTAAAGGCCTACAAACCTTCGCTTTCCACAAAAATATTTGACGCCAAGGGAAGAAAAATCACTGAGCTTTTTTCAGAAAAAAGGACCTTGGTTGGCTTGGATGACATTCCTCTGCACCTGCAAAATGCCATTCTCGCCATTGAAGACAAAAATTTTTACCATCATTTTGGCGTCGATTTTTCGGATGTCGTACGCTCTTCCATTGTCAACCTCATGAGTGGAACCTATCGCCAGGGTTTTTCCACCATCACCATGCAGCTTCCCCGGAATATGTTCCTAACCAAAAAGAAAACGCTTGAACGAAAAATCAAAGAAATTATCCTGGCATTCCAAATCGAACAAACGTATACCAAGCGTGAAATTCTTGAAATGTACCTGAACCAAATTTATCTGGGCAGCGGTGCCTATGGTGTCGAGGCTGCCGCTCTAAAATATTTCGGCAAACATATTGCAGACCTCACGCTCCCGGAATGCGCACTCATTGCGGGACTGCCGAGAGCCCCCAACCGTTACAACCCTTACCGCAACCCGGACAAAGCGCTACAGCGCCGAAATTTAGTTCTCTCCCAGATGCATCGTCTGGACTATATCACCATGGATGAAATGATTGAAGCCAAACTTTCGCTCATTGAGCTTTCCTCAGTCCAGGATATTATTGCACCTTATTTCATTGAGCATGTCCGCCGTCAGTTGGAAGACCGCTATGGCAGTAATGCTATTTACAAATCAGGCCTCAAAGTTTATACCACCCTGGATATTGACCTACAAAAGATGGCCCAGACCGCAATGGCTGACGGCATCCTCGAAGCCGAAGCTTTTATCAAACCGCGTATGCAGGTGGTTGCCGGACAGGAACCGGAAACAATTCAATGTGCCCTGGTCTTAATTGAACCTTCCAGTGGTGAAATTAAGGCGTTCATCGGCGGCCGCGATTTCAAAAAAAGTAAATTCAATCGCGCCATTCAAGCGCAACGCCAGCCTGGATCGGCATTTAAACCGTTTATCTATGCCACCGCTTTTGAACACGGATTTACCCAAGCTGATATCATCTTAGACACACCGGTTGTTTTCAAGGATGATAATGGCAATGTCTGGAAACCGGAAAATTTTTCGAATAAATTCCGGGGACCTACCACACTGCGAACCGCCTTGACCAAATCGCGTAATGTCATCGCCGTCAAACTGTTGGATAAAGTCGGTATCCGCAATGTGATCGCCCTGGCAACGACCCTTGGCATCAAAAGCCCTTTGAAACCCTATCTTACACTGGCACTGGGCGCCTCGGAGATCAACCTGCTTGAATTGGTCTCTGCTTACGGTTGTTTTCCCAATCGTGGAATCCACGTTGATCCATTTAGCATTCGTAAAGTTGAAAATGACAACGGTGAAATTCTTGAAGAAACCACTCCCTATCAACAGGAGGTTTTAAATCCGGTTACAGCCGCCTTAATGACAAACCTCTTGGAAAATGTTGTCAATCGCGGTACCGGCTACACGGTGCGGCGTCTGGGCTTCAAATATCCTGCCGGAGGTAAAACCGGAACCACCAATGATTACACGGATGCCTGGTTTCTCGGCTTTACCAGTGAGTATGTTGGTGGTGTCTGGATTGGCCTTGATTCCCACAATAGCATGGGCCGGGGAACCACGGGCGGCAAAGTCGCCAGTCCGATCTGGACCCGTCTTTTTTTAAGTATTTATGAAAACCGAGCTCCAAAAAATTTCGTATATCCTGAGAGTGTTGAATTAACCCGATTTTGCAACCAATCCGGTCTACTTCCCAATCCCGGATGTAAACAACACCTATCCCAAGGCGCCTTTGCCATTGGAACCGCGCCGACTGAGCATTGTGATATTCATATCAACGGTGGCGCGCAGGAACTGCTTTTACCGCCTGACCTGGCTGATGTTCCGGCTGCGCCGACCGGCAATGCACAACCCGATGCGGGATCCGGCGCCCCATCCCATCCCGGTATTCAACCCACCCCGCAAATCATTGATCCGGACCGTCCCTTGATGTTTTAA
- a CDS encoding YIP1 family protein, protein MAGFLKNYYDTGKKVLLKPADFFKEMPVTGGYKDPLIFAIITAIIMGVGLTIITLGVGFLAIVFAPIAVAISLYLAALLLLICAKIVGGTGTYEGTFRLAAYANIVNIIGWIPIISVLGSIYGLIITVLGMKEIHKLTTAKAIIAVAIAIAIVFVIVVLLAIIGIGITGYVPAG, encoded by the coding sequence ATGGCAGGCTTTCTAAAAAATTATTACGATACAGGTAAAAAAGTACTCCTCAAACCGGCGGATTTCTTTAAAGAAATGCCGGTAACCGGAGGATATAAAGATCCTCTCATTTTTGCGATCATTACCGCGATTATTATGGGTGTCGGTCTTACCATTATTACATTGGGTGTTGGATTTTTAGCAATTGTGTTTGCACCCATTGCCGTTGCAATCAGTCTTTATCTGGCAGCATTGCTTCTCTTGATTTGTGCAAAAATTGTTGGTGGAACCGGAACGTATGAAGGAACATTCCGTCTTGCTGCGTATGCCAATATCGTGAATATTATTGGTTGGATTCCGATTATCTCTGTTTTGGGTTCCATCTATGGTTTAATTATTACTGTTTTAGGAATGAAGGAAATTCACAAATTAACCACCGCCAAAGCAATTATTGCTGTTGCTATTGCGATTGCCATTGTTTTTGTTATTGTTGTACTATTAGCCATTATCGGGATTGGAATTACAGGATACGTTCCGGCTGGTTAA
- the glyS gene encoding glycine--tRNA ligase subunit beta: MEKKDALLEIGCEELPVDYIQPALLHMVKNIKDKLTTARLDYSEVVCEATSRRLVLMIRDLDTAQETIQKEVLGPKKAVAFKEDGSLSPAGQGFLRKVGLGPDDIAWKDDRLFACVKEPGQPGTEILASLFFKVIKEIPFPKSMRWEASGARFARPIRWILALQGRTVIPVSFADVASGNRTMLHPLHSVQWAQVEDVKTYFKTLAQGIVTLSVAERKKQLKTALDKAAKDCGGRLVEDNELLEMVTMMCEHSGVLAGTISERFMQMPREIITTAMREHQRYFAVENNQGKLLPSFLAVHDNPIAKVDTIRPGCEKVLLARLKDAEFFYQEDMKIKLEALVPKLERVRWVKGLGTLLDKTERLKTVCGFLAEKLEPGVKESAGQAAQLSKADLITNMVQEKEFNSLQGVMGMFYALEQGIPQDVAASLGEQYLPRWAGDRLPQTSAGKILALADRFDHVVGCWGAGFSPTGAKDPYALRRAAQGIIAISLDAGYRYSILEALYYSIKQYPSLAERAEELAQEISRFVQGRMETVLGNRGILPDLIQAVLGVWWDDLTELVKRAEAIHLLRKEAGFTENIITFSRVVNILPKDTERRIAPDEPELEVQAVLLTDEDEKVLYTVYKNMGQEIAVYSRSGDFVAAFRKLSEMKPQVDSFFDKVMVMDKNSEVRRNRLNLLTNLARTIWRLADFSKLVVTE, translated from the coding sequence ATGGAAAAAAAAGACGCATTGCTTGAAATCGGCTGTGAAGAATTGCCGGTGGATTATATTCAACCGGCCCTGCTGCATATGGTTAAAAATATCAAAGATAAACTTACCACGGCCCGGTTGGACTATTCGGAGGTTGTTTGTGAAGCAACCTCCCGCCGGCTGGTTCTCATGATCCGGGATCTGGATACTGCGCAGGAAACGATTCAGAAAGAAGTTTTAGGGCCGAAAAAAGCAGTTGCTTTCAAAGAGGACGGCAGTTTGAGTCCGGCAGGTCAAGGGTTTCTCCGAAAGGTTGGTCTTGGGCCGGATGATATTGCCTGGAAGGATGACCGGCTTTTTGCCTGCGTGAAGGAGCCGGGACAACCGGGAACTGAAATATTGGCCTCGTTGTTTTTTAAGGTAATTAAAGAAATTCCTTTTCCAAAGTCGATGCGCTGGGAAGCGAGCGGGGCGCGGTTTGCACGCCCGATTCGTTGGATTCTTGCATTGCAAGGCCGGACGGTTATTCCGGTTTCGTTTGCAGATGTGGCATCCGGGAATAGGACGATGCTGCATCCATTGCATTCTGTTCAGTGGGCACAAGTGGAGGATGTTAAAACTTATTTTAAAACACTTGCGCAAGGTATTGTGACCCTGTCGGTGGCGGAGCGAAAAAAACAGTTAAAGACCGCGTTGGACAAAGCTGCGAAAGATTGCGGTGGCCGCTTGGTGGAAGACAATGAATTGCTGGAAATGGTCACCATGATGTGCGAACATTCAGGTGTCTTGGCCGGTACTATTTCAGAACGGTTTATGCAAATGCCGCGGGAGATTATTACAACCGCGATGCGCGAGCATCAGCGTTATTTTGCGGTAGAAAATAACCAGGGGAAGTTGCTGCCGAGCTTTCTTGCGGTGCATGATAATCCGATTGCAAAAGTGGATACCATTCGTCCCGGGTGTGAAAAGGTGCTGCTGGCCCGTTTGAAGGATGCTGAGTTTTTTTATCAAGAAGACATGAAAATAAAGCTTGAGGCATTGGTGCCTAAATTGGAGCGGGTTCGCTGGGTGAAGGGGCTCGGGACGCTTTTGGATAAAACAGAACGCCTGAAAACGGTGTGCGGTTTTCTGGCTGAAAAACTGGAGCCCGGGGTAAAAGAATCCGCCGGGCAGGCGGCCCAGTTGTCCAAGGCTGATTTAATTACCAATATGGTTCAGGAAAAAGAATTTAATTCTCTCCAGGGTGTTATGGGAATGTTTTATGCCCTGGAACAAGGGATTCCACAGGATGTGGCAGCTTCCTTGGGAGAACAGTATTTGCCGCGTTGGGCGGGAGACAGATTGCCGCAAACGTCGGCAGGGAAAATTTTAGCGTTGGCTGACCGGTTTGATCATGTTGTGGGATGCTGGGGGGCGGGGTTTTCTCCCACCGGCGCCAAGGACCCCTATGCCTTGCGTCGCGCGGCGCAGGGAATCATTGCAATTTCACTCGATGCCGGCTACCGGTATTCCATTTTGGAAGCGTTGTACTATAGTATTAAACAATATCCATCATTGGCAGAGCGGGCAGAAGAGCTTGCGCAGGAAATCAGCCGGTTTGTTCAAGGTCGTATGGAGACCGTGCTTGGGAATCGAGGCATACTCCCGGATTTAATTCAAGCTGTTTTGGGGGTCTGGTGGGATGATCTGACTGAACTGGTGAAACGGGCAGAAGCGATTCATTTGCTTCGCAAAGAAGCAGGATTTACTGAAAATATAATTACTTTTTCCCGGGTGGTTAATATTTTACCCAAGGATACGGAGCGTCGTATAGCGCCGGATGAGCCGGAGCTTGAAGTTCAAGCGGTATTATTGACGGATGAGGATGAAAAGGTGCTGTATACCGTTTACAAAAACATGGGTCAGGAAATTGCAGTGTATTCCCGATCCGGCGATTTTGTCGCGGCTTTTCGAAAACTTTCAGAAATGAAGCCCCAGGTAGACAGCTTTTTTGACAAAGTAATGGTGATGGATAAAAATTCGGAGGTCAGAAGAAATCGCCTGAATTTATTGACGAATCTGGCACGCACCATCTGGAGACTGGCTGATTTTTCCAAGCTGGTTGTCACTGAATAA
- the recO gene encoding DNA repair protein RecO, with product MPSFRATSFIIRNYNFSEADRILVLFSKEKGKIKGIAKGVRKLRSRLAGSVGLLNQAELQCYGKTHQDLFLITQGQLVTSYPAIKSNLSLLGQAARFYELVDRLTPDHQPLPEIFLLLSEAMQLLESGYAPIVTGIWFEMTLLDYMGYGPLLGKCMTCDQVKDRVAYVPEKGGIVCAACGSTSLLFLSRGARALLEKLRCSKSDTVKTIKLERKMEKEITLFLNAALRYQVGRGLNSDKFRQAVSRINI from the coding sequence GTGCCTTCCTTTCGAGCAACCTCTTTTATAATAAGAAATTATAATTTTTCAGAAGCTGACCGTATTCTTGTGCTTTTTTCCAAGGAGAAAGGAAAAATAAAGGGAATTGCCAAAGGTGTTCGAAAGTTACGCAGCCGTTTGGCAGGGAGTGTCGGCCTTTTAAATCAGGCTGAATTGCAGTGTTACGGTAAAACACATCAGGATTTATTTTTGATCACCCAAGGGCAGCTGGTGACGTCCTATCCCGCCATTAAATCCAATTTATCCTTACTTGGTCAGGCGGCACGTTTTTATGAGTTGGTTGACAGATTAACACCCGATCATCAGCCGCTTCCGGAAATTTTTTTGCTACTGAGCGAGGCAATGCAACTTTTGGAATCCGGATATGCGCCGATTGTGACCGGTATTTGGTTTGAGATGACGTTGCTTGACTATATGGGGTATGGACCTTTGTTGGGAAAATGTATGACATGTGATCAGGTCAAGGACCGTGTGGCATATGTTCCGGAAAAAGGCGGGATTGTTTGTGCTGCCTGCGGGAGTACAAGTTTATTATTTCTTTCACGCGGCGCACGGGCCTTATTGGAAAAGTTGCGTTGTTCGAAATCAGATACTGTTAAGACTATCAAGCTGGAAAGAAAAATGGAAAAAGAAATTACGTTATTTTTAAATGCGGCTTTGCGATATCAAGTGGGCCGGGGACTGAACAGTGATAAATTTCGTCAAGCTGTTTCCAGAATAAATATCTAA
- the glyQ gene encoding glycine--tRNA ligase subunit alpha has protein sequence MTFQEIIHHLQQFWAEQGCLVVQPYDLEKGAATFNPATFLRVLGPEPWASANVEPCRRPKDGRYGENPNRGQHYYQFQVVIKPSPKNIQDLYRQSLMNLGLKIEDHDVRFTEDDWESPTLGAGGLGWQVWLDGMEITQFTYFQQMGSIELNPVTVEITYGLERIAMFLQNVNSMFDIEWGHGIRYGELFLDNEVQWSRYNFEASNPDALFEAFNTCEKETARLIHLQLVTPAYDQLVKSSHLFNLLDARGSISVTERVGYIGRLRTLAKLVAQGYVNHREELKFPLMKQ, from the coding sequence ATGACGTTTCAGGAAATTATTCACCATTTACAGCAATTTTGGGCAGAGCAGGGTTGTTTGGTGGTACAGCCTTATGATCTTGAAAAAGGTGCTGCGACGTTTAATCCGGCAACGTTTTTAAGGGTTTTGGGGCCTGAACCGTGGGCATCTGCCAATGTCGAACCTTGCCGGAGACCCAAAGACGGTCGCTATGGAGAAAATCCCAATCGGGGGCAGCACTATTATCAATTTCAGGTTGTTATCAAACCCTCGCCAAAAAATATTCAGGATTTATACCGGCAAAGTCTTATGAACCTGGGGTTGAAAATTGAAGATCATGATGTCCGTTTTACAGAGGATGATTGGGAGTCTCCTACGTTGGGAGCAGGGGGATTGGGTTGGCAGGTATGGCTTGATGGTATGGAAATCACCCAATTCACTTATTTTCAGCAAATGGGATCCATTGAACTCAATCCGGTTACGGTTGAGATAACCTATGGTTTGGAACGTATTGCAATGTTTTTGCAAAATGTTAATTCCATGTTTGATATTGAATGGGGACATGGCATTCGCTACGGAGAACTGTTTTTGGACAATGAAGTCCAGTGGTCACGGTATAATTTTGAAGCGTCAAATCCGGATGCTTTATTTGAAGCCTTCAATACCTGCGAGAAAGAAACCGCGCGGTTAATTCATCTGCAATTGGTCACGCCCGCTTACGATCAACTGGTGAAATCTTCACATTTATTTAATCTGCTGGATGCCCGCGGATCTATTTCTGTTACGGAGCGGGTGGGATATATTGGCCGCTTGCGTACGCTGGCGAAGTTAGTGGCGCAAGGTTATGTCAATCATCGTGAGGAATTGAAATTTCCTCTGATGAAACAGTAA